In Fibrobacter sp., a genomic segment contains:
- a CDS encoding B12-binding domain-containing radical SAM protein, translated as MVRIILFHPRGYRLEPGTRRIGSLACVMPPVGLASIAAVLRKSGHRVYLFDAALQNRVTNQQWAERICSLKPDMIGFSTTTSAFLDAYDVCLKVKEISPDIKTVFGGVHVSWGKEKILESFPAIDYVIAGEGETAIRMLADGSNDCDRIYFRDGQTVRNGTKSIPPCVLDELPFPAYDLLSGFPGKYLMPLFGYPRHPGANIISSRGCVYSCTYCDRSVFGKGFWWNSPEYTFQQILWLYRDFGVRHINFYDDLFTLNRKRVEELCLRLSSSRIPVTFNCIVRIGHIDPQLIALLKKGGCWMVSVGIESGDQNLLDTHKDGLSIENIRRDVQLLHDSGLWVKGLFMIGFPGEKEESIVKTRELALSLPLKDANLTAFTPFPGAPITRDIESLGTFENDWSKMDCMQFVFVPNEIGQKSVLEYHYGEFYRRFYNRPFMRKNVYPKMLFQSPHSFLRLLKNAPDFLDFRKSL; from the coding sequence ATGGTGCGGATAATACTTTTTCATCCACGCGGTTACCGGCTTGAGCCTGGTACCAGAAGAATCGGGTCATTGGCATGTGTAATGCCACCGGTCGGACTCGCTTCAATTGCCGCCGTACTGAGAAAATCCGGCCATCGGGTGTATCTTTTCGATGCCGCACTGCAGAACAGAGTGACAAACCAGCAATGGGCTGAGCGAATCTGCTCCCTGAAACCCGATATGATCGGGTTTTCCACTACTACATCCGCGTTTCTGGATGCCTACGATGTTTGCCTGAAGGTGAAGGAAATCTCCCCGGATATAAAGACCGTATTTGGAGGTGTGCATGTTTCCTGGGGAAAGGAAAAGATTCTGGAGAGCTTTCCGGCTATCGATTATGTTATCGCAGGTGAAGGTGAAACAGCGATAAGGATGCTGGCTGATGGGTCGAACGACTGCGACAGAATCTATTTCCGTGACGGGCAGACTGTCCGTAACGGCACAAAAAGCATCCCTCCCTGTGTTCTGGATGAGCTGCCTTTTCCGGCTTATGATCTCCTCTCCGGCTTTCCCGGTAAATACCTTATGCCTCTTTTCGGATATCCGAGGCACCCTGGTGCCAATATCATCTCATCGAGAGGATGTGTTTACTCCTGCACATATTGTGACCGCTCGGTCTTCGGGAAAGGTTTCTGGTGGAACTCTCCGGAATACACTTTCCAGCAGATATTGTGGCTTTATCGGGACTTCGGTGTCAGACATATAAATTTCTACGATGATCTCTTTACGCTTAATAGAAAGAGAGTCGAAGAATTATGTCTGCGGCTCTCTTCAAGCCGTATTCCGGTTACATTCAACTGTATAGTTAGAATCGGGCATATCGATCCTCAGCTGATAGCGCTGCTGAAAAAGGGAGGCTGCTGGATGGTATCTGTGGGGATCGAGTCTGGAGACCAGAACCTGCTGGATACCCATAAGGATGGTTTGTCAATTGAGAATATCCGCCGTGACGTGCAATTGCTGCATGATTCAGGTTTGTGGGTAAAGGGCCTTTTCATGATAGGATTTCCGGGCGAGAAAGAGGAATCAATTGTAAAGACAAGGGAACTGGCTCTTTCTCTTCCTTTGAAGGACGCCAACCTGACGGCGTTTACCCCTTTTCCGGGCGCTCCGATCACCAGAGACATCGAAAGCCTGGGTACATTTGAGAATGACTGGTCAAAAATGGACTGCATGCAGTTTGTCTTTGTTCCCAATGAGATCGGGCAGAAGAGTGTGCTTGAGTATCATTACGGAGAATTTTACCGCCGTTTCTACAACCGCCCCTTTATGCGTAAAAATGTGTATCCCAAAATGCTTTTCCAGTCACCTCACAGCTTTTTACGGCTGTTGAAAAACGCTCCGGATTTTCTGGATTTCAGGAAGAGTCTATAA
- the pstA gene encoding phosphate ABC transporter permease PstA — MSQQQSNSSSRFTRTSFTARKEWYETAAKWAFLIMVMSLVIPLLMIVGYLIFKASPSLSWSFLVDVPIRGMREGGIWPAFIGTLYLVIISLLISTPVGVLAAVYLNEYAKDNLFNRIINMAVINLAGVPSIVHALFGLGAFVYAARFGYSIISASLTLAIMTLPVIIASTREALASVPMNFREACWNVGATRWQTIKAVVLPNSISGILTGIILQVSRAAGETAPIMFTGAVFFKAVEKGNLFPYQLTDQCMALSMHLYTVATQVPGVKESIPFATAVVLLGSVLLVNASAIALRVWLRNRKKW, encoded by the coding sequence ATGAGTCAACAACAGTCAAACTCATCATCCAGGTTTACAAGAACATCATTTACAGCACGTAAAGAATGGTATGAGACTGCGGCGAAATGGGCATTTCTTATCATGGTGATGTCACTTGTCATTCCTCTCTTGATGATAGTCGGTTACCTGATTTTCAAAGCCTCACCATCGCTTAGCTGGTCATTTCTGGTGGATGTACCGATACGGGGAATGAGAGAGGGCGGAATCTGGCCGGCCTTTATAGGTACCCTTTACCTGGTGATAATTTCGCTGCTTATCTCCACCCCTGTTGGTGTGCTTGCTGCAGTGTACCTCAACGAGTACGCAAAAGACAACCTTTTCAACAGAATCATTAATATGGCGGTTATAAATCTTGCCGGTGTTCCAAGCATTGTGCACGCTCTTTTCGGGCTGGGAGCATTTGTGTATGCAGCAAGATTCGGATATTCAATAATCTCGGCGTCGTTGACACTTGCTATAATGACTCTTCCGGTGATCATAGCCAGCACCCGTGAAGCTCTGGCATCGGTACCGATGAATTTCAGGGAAGCCTGCTGGAATGTGGGAGCAACCCGATGGCAGACTATAAAGGCTGTTGTCCTCCCAAATTCAATCAGCGGTATCCTTACCGGGATAATCCTGCAGGTAAGCCGTGCAGCCGGAGAAACCGCTCCGATCATGTTTACAGGAGCAGTTTTTTTCAAGGCAGTTGAGAAAGGGAACCTGTTTCCATACCAGCTTACCGATCAGTGCATGGCTCTTTCCATGCATCTGTACACAGTTGCCACACAGGTGCCTGGTGTGAAAGAGTCGATACCGTTTGCTACAGCAGTAGTTCTCCTGGGTTCGGTGCTTCTGGTAAACGCAAGTGCTATAGCCCTGAGAGTATGGTTGAGAAACCGGAAAAAGTGGTAG
- a CDS encoding phosphate ABC transporter ATP-binding protein — protein MDTQKKIKVEDLRLAYGGIEVIHNISFEVFRNEILAIIGPAQSGKTSLLRCINRTIDFIKDTSVSGKIFMDNEDIIRTKDVFDLRRRIGMVAPLPVGLPLTIYENVAFAPRCSGMKKKSQLDEIVERCLRQAALWDEVKDRLNSLGTALSGGQQQRLTIARALSHQPEVLCLDEFSIAIDPVTTMRIEDVLKELKREITIILVTNLTHQARRLSDRAMFLWKGDIVEIDRSEVIFSNKPAKQDTYDYVNGIFG, from the coding sequence ATGGATACACAGAAGAAAATAAAAGTCGAGGACCTGCGTCTTGCTTACGGCGGCATCGAGGTAATTCACAATATCTCCTTTGAAGTCTTTCGCAATGAAATACTGGCAATAATAGGCCCCGCACAGTCCGGAAAAACATCACTCCTGCGCTGCATAAACAGAACAATCGATTTTATAAAGGATACTTCGGTCTCCGGAAAGATTTTTATGGATAACGAGGATATCATCAGGACAAAAGATGTCTTCGACCTCCGTAGAAGAATCGGCATGGTAGCACCTCTTCCTGTCGGGCTCCCGCTGACTATCTACGAAAATGTGGCTTTCGCGCCCAGATGCTCCGGGATGAAGAAAAAAAGCCAGCTTGACGAAATAGTAGAACGATGTCTGAGACAGGCTGCGCTCTGGGATGAAGTAAAAGACCGGCTCAACAGTCTTGGAACCGCATTATCGGGCGGCCAACAGCAACGTCTTACAATCGCCCGAGCCCTCTCTCATCAGCCGGAAGTCCTCTGTCTGGATGAATTTTCAATTGCCATAGATCCGGTCACCACGATGCGCATCGAAGATGTTCTGAAAGAACTCAAACGTGAAATAACTATTATCCTGGTAACAAATCTTACACACCAGGCCAGACGCCTGTCTGACAGAGCCATGTTCCTGTGGAAGGGAGATATTGTTGAGATCGACCGTTCAGAGGTAATCTTTTCCAATAAACCGGCAAAACAGGATACTTACGATTATGTAAACGGAATTTTTGGTTAA
- a CDS encoding radical SAM protein, with translation MPVKILLVSINRCRNPYPVFPLGISHITGALRKNGFDVKVIDMGFQDRDLEPVLRDFNPDYVGLSLRNIDDVRIDKTQFFVPELCETVKRVKDVSGAGLILGGSAFSLFPEELLEMTGADYGLMGEAEGSIITLLEVLSGSHGESLSALEKVPGLIYRQGNIVRKNAPAAFPSSEISIPCRIPEIAGYYLKSSGMLNIQTQRGCPFTCCYCTYPLIEGKRARFRPARSVAEDAEDAVRSGAEYLFIVDSAFNTSNDHVAGICEEFLKLKVKFEWGCFLRPCNLTQDLMALMARAGLKHIEFGSDSFCDSVLESYGKNFTFDDILSSSEMARKEKIHYSHFLIIGGPGETEDTLRKSFENSTMLKKTVIFPFTGMRIYPGTPLYAHALKEKYISEPVNLLEPLFYISPYLTKERIAGMLSEFHQRSCRWAVEDITPEQAKVMESLRERGIKGPLWEFLAG, from the coding sequence TTGCCTGTAAAGATATTGTTAGTCAGTATAAACCGCTGCCGTAATCCTTACCCTGTTTTCCCGCTTGGCATCTCACACATAACCGGTGCACTCAGGAAGAATGGCTTTGATGTAAAAGTAATAGACATGGGGTTTCAGGACAGGGACCTTGAACCTGTTCTAAGAGATTTCAATCCCGATTATGTCGGTTTATCTCTGCGGAATATCGATGATGTAAGGATAGATAAAACACAGTTTTTCGTTCCTGAACTTTGTGAAACTGTCAAGAGAGTGAAAGATGTAAGCGGAGCGGGTCTGATCCTGGGAGGAAGCGCATTTTCACTTTTTCCGGAAGAGCTTCTTGAGATGACAGGTGCGGATTACGGGCTGATGGGTGAGGCTGAAGGCTCGATAATCACGCTTTTAGAGGTCCTGAGCGGATCGCATGGAGAATCGCTCTCTGCACTGGAGAAGGTTCCGGGGCTCATTTACAGACAGGGAAACATAGTCAGGAAAAACGCTCCTGCGGCATTTCCGTCTTCTGAAATCTCTATACCATGCCGCATCCCTGAGATTGCCGGGTATTATTTAAAATCAAGCGGGATGCTGAATATCCAGACCCAGCGCGGGTGTCCGTTTACATGCTGCTACTGTACATATCCTCTGATCGAAGGCAAAAGGGCCAGATTCAGGCCGGCACGCTCGGTGGCGGAAGATGCCGAAGATGCGGTCAGGTCAGGTGCAGAATACCTGTTTATTGTAGATTCGGCATTTAACACCAGCAATGATCATGTTGCAGGTATATGTGAAGAGTTTTTAAAACTGAAGGTGAAATTTGAGTGGGGCTGTTTCCTGCGGCCCTGCAATCTTACACAGGATCTGATGGCGCTGATGGCCAGGGCAGGGCTGAAACACATCGAGTTTGGTTCAGACAGCTTCTGTGACAGTGTACTGGAGAGTTACGGGAAAAACTTTACCTTCGATGATATCCTTTCCTCGAGTGAGATGGCAAGGAAAGAGAAAATTCACTACTCGCATTTCCTCATTATCGGAGGGCCCGGAGAAACTGAAGATACCCTGAGGAAGAGTTTTGAAAACTCAACAATGTTAAAGAAGACAGTGATTTTTCCTTTTACAGGAATGCGTATCTATCCCGGTACTCCTCTTTATGCTCACGCGTTGAAAGAGAAATATATCTCTGAACCAGTCAATCTGCTTGAACCGCTTTTCTATATTTCACCTTATTTAACAAAAGAGAGAATTGCCGGGATGCTTTCGGAATTTCATCAAAGGAGCTGCAGGTGGGCTGTGGAGGATATTACCCCCGAACAGGCGAAGGTGATGGAATCGTTGAGAGAGAGAGGAATAAAGGGGCCTCTATGGGAATTTCTGGCAGGGTAA
- a CDS encoding phosphate ABC transporter ATP-binding protein, producing MEHSILTNDLNLWYGNFQALKNINLKIKHGLITSLIGPSGCGKTTLLRCFNRINERFSNVRTTGTISILGKNIYDHDVSLVELRKSVGMVFQRPNPLPVSVYENVVFGLRTHTPRFSLRKPFLDEAVEKALTEADLWKDLKDRLKAKATSLQLEQQQKLCIARILPLKPEIILMDEPCSALDIEGTKAVEELMLSLRGNYSIIIVTHSMAQARRISDECIFMLLGEVVEHSRTEELFINPANPKTAEYIEGRYG from the coding sequence ATAGAACACAGCATCCTGACAAACGATCTCAACCTCTGGTACGGAAACTTCCAGGCCTTGAAAAACATAAACCTGAAAATCAAACACGGCCTGATTACCTCACTGATCGGCCCCAGCGGATGCGGAAAGACCACACTCCTGCGATGTTTCAACAGGATAAACGAGCGTTTCAGTAATGTACGCACTACCGGGACAATCTCGATTCTGGGGAAAAACATATACGATCACGATGTATCTCTGGTTGAACTGCGAAAATCCGTGGGGATGGTCTTCCAGAGGCCAAATCCACTCCCTGTTTCAGTTTACGAGAACGTGGTTTTTGGTTTACGCACGCATACCCCGCGTTTCAGTCTCAGGAAACCTTTTCTTGACGAAGCGGTTGAGAAAGCATTAACAGAAGCAGACCTGTGGAAAGACCTTAAAGACCGCCTTAAAGCAAAGGCAACCAGTCTCCAGCTCGAACAGCAGCAGAAACTCTGCATCGCAAGGATTCTTCCTCTCAAGCCGGAGATAATTCTTATGGATGAACCCTGCTCGGCTCTTGACATTGAGGGAACAAAGGCCGTAGAGGAGCTGATGCTATCGCTCCGCGGAAACTACTCTATTATTATCGTGACACACAGCATGGCACAGGCCAGACGAATTTCCGATGAATGCATTTTCATGCTTCTGGGAGAAGTGGTGGAACACAGCCGTACTGAAGAACTGTTTATCAATCCTGCAAACCCTAAAACCGCAGAATACATCGAGGGACGTTACGGATAA